In Polyangia bacterium, a genomic segment contains:
- the urtE gene encoding urea ABC transporter ATP-binding subunit UrtE: MLEISNVNQFYGSSHTLWDATLTVPAGGCVCLMGRNGVGKTTLLKSIMGLLPTTSGSIKFDGQELAGAKPERRARLGIGFVPQGREIFADLTVAENLRVALAAGRATTVPEKIFTMFPVLEKMMNRRGGDLSGGQQQQLAIGRALVTDPKLLILDEPTEGIQPNIVHEIGDVILKLNAAGLAVLLVEQKLPFARRVARTFCMMDRGHTVASGEIAQLDDDLVKQHLIV, encoded by the coding sequence ATGCTGGAGATCTCGAACGTCAACCAGTTCTACGGCAGCAGCCACACGCTGTGGGATGCCACGCTGACCGTGCCGGCGGGCGGCTGCGTGTGCTTGATGGGCCGCAACGGCGTCGGCAAGACCACGCTGCTGAAATCGATCATGGGCCTTTTGCCGACCACCTCGGGCAGCATCAAGTTCGACGGCCAGGAGCTGGCCGGCGCCAAACCAGAGCGGCGCGCTCGCCTGGGCATCGGCTTCGTTCCGCAGGGGCGAGAGATCTTCGCCGATCTGACGGTGGCCGAAAATCTGCGCGTCGCCCTGGCCGCCGGACGCGCCACCACCGTGCCGGAAAAAATTTTCACCATGTTCCCGGTGCTGGAAAAAATGATGAACCGCCGGGGCGGTGATCTGTCCGGAGGCCAGCAGCAACAGCTGGCCATCGGCCGCGCCCTGGTCACCGATCCGAAGCTGCTGATCCTCGACGAGCCGACCGAGGGCATTCAACCGAACATCGTCCACGAGATCGGCGACGTGATCCTGAAGCTGAACGCCGCCGGCCTGGCCGTCCTGCTGGTCGAACAAAAACTCCCCTTCGCCCGCCGCGTCGCCCGCACCTTCTGCATGATGGACCGCGGCCACACCGTCGCCAGCGGCGAGATCGCCCAACTGGACGACGACCTGGTCAAGCAGCACCTGATCGTCTGA